One genomic segment of Mesoterricola silvestris includes these proteins:
- the queF gene encoding preQ(1) synthase gives MPKPTLKTLPKRRVTEPSTTLDTFLSPRPGRAFEVRFETDEFTCLCPMTGQPDFARLRITYVPDQLCVESKSLKLYLWSFRDRGAFHEAVTNQILDDLVAALAPQWLQVEGDFLIRGGIRTLVKAEHGTRP, from the coding sequence TTGCCCAAGCCCACCCTCAAGACCCTTCCCAAGCGCCGCGTCACCGAGCCCTCCACCACCCTCGACACCTTCCTGAGCCCCCGTCCGGGCCGGGCCTTCGAGGTCCGCTTCGAGACCGACGAATTCACCTGCCTGTGCCCCATGACGGGCCAGCCGGACTTCGCGCGCCTTCGCATCACCTACGTCCCCGACCAGCTGTGCGTGGAATCCAAGTCGCTCAAGCTCTACCTCTGGAGCTTCCGCGACCGCGGCGCCTTCCACGAGGCCGTCACCAACCAGATCCTCGACGACCTGGTGGCGGCCCTGGCGCCCCAGTGGCTGCAGGTGGAGGGGGACTTCCTCATCCGCGGCGGCATCCGCACGCTGGTGAAGGCCGAGCACGGAACCCGGCCATGA
- a CDS encoding serine/threonine-protein kinase, producing the protein MEAPPTSRCPPEAGPFTRPAWALEGRRLGRYRLGPSLGRGGMGEVFRAWDTLLDRQVAIKTLAAPDPAAILRFMKEAQLQARVSHPNVCRIFDVDVSDNVPFIAMQLVPGPSLAQAAPGLSPREAVEILATVAVAMHSAHRVGLIHRDLKPSNILLERSPAGPWVPYVADFGLAKDLAEEGLTLAHGVLGTPSFMAPEQKAGEGELIGPPTDVYALGATLCAVLDLDRRGGGEERTRPGRAPLAEATGSQPSWPGLPRKLRAILVRCLEDRPQDRYATAGALAEDFRRYLDGEPLLAYRPDWFRRARRRVRRHPAWTASLCISLLLGVAFALWSSRLAAASQRRTVLALRFAHDAKELETRMALARLYPPHDLRPLLAGMFEGVTEIQKDIAHLGPEARGPGNLALGRVYLSMRYLEPALASLEAAWDGGYRTPEVAYALCRTHSEFYLRVTEHEQLGDLPPAPGTAARHLQAARDFLAQAAGASWEPQELCCARILTFDHRGAEALAMARALFLKNRWLHEAKVEEARALASLGLERQRAGDARGALDHYRLADAAARAAQAIAPSDVTGWLASADWRFRWLETPGLPPEEALRMWKETEGLLDTALTIRPGNPRAISGKVHVILARARLLKALGRDPRPELARAERFLHAAQHHPFFRWLVPVKEDLIGRTRKELARLS; encoded by the coding sequence ATGGAGGCCCCGCCCACGTCTCGCTGCCCGCCGGAAGCGGGTCCCTTCACCCGGCCCGCCTGGGCCCTGGAGGGCCGGCGCCTGGGGCGGTACCGCCTGGGGCCCAGCCTCGGCCGGGGCGGCATGGGCGAAGTGTTCCGGGCCTGGGACACGCTCCTGGACCGGCAGGTGGCCATCAAGACCCTCGCCGCCCCCGACCCCGCGGCCATCCTGCGGTTCATGAAGGAGGCCCAGCTCCAGGCCCGGGTGAGCCACCCCAACGTGTGCCGGATCTTCGACGTGGACGTCTCGGACAACGTCCCGTTCATCGCCATGCAGCTGGTGCCGGGGCCCAGCCTCGCCCAGGCGGCGCCGGGCCTTTCCCCCCGGGAGGCGGTGGAGATCCTCGCCACGGTGGCCGTGGCCATGCACTCCGCCCACCGGGTGGGCCTCATCCACCGGGACCTGAAGCCGTCCAATATCCTGCTGGAACGGTCCCCCGCCGGCCCCTGGGTTCCCTACGTGGCGGATTTCGGCCTGGCCAAGGACCTGGCCGAGGAGGGCCTGACCCTGGCCCACGGCGTCCTGGGCACCCCCAGTTTCATGGCGCCCGAGCAGAAGGCCGGGGAGGGGGAGCTCATCGGCCCGCCGACGGATGTCTACGCCCTGGGGGCCACCCTCTGCGCGGTGCTGGACCTGGACCGCCGGGGCGGCGGGGAGGAACGGACCCGCCCGGGCCGGGCGCCCCTGGCCGAGGCCACGGGTTCCCAGCCCTCCTGGCCCGGCCTGCCCCGGAAGCTGCGGGCCATCCTGGTGCGGTGCCTGGAGGACCGGCCCCAGGACCGTTACGCCACCGCGGGGGCCCTGGCGGAGGATTTCCGGCGCTACCTGGACGGCGAGCCCCTCCTGGCGTACCGGCCCGACTGGTTCCGCCGCGCGCGGCGCCGGGTGCGGCGGCACCCGGCCTGGACGGCTTCCCTCTGCATCAGCCTCCTCCTGGGGGTGGCCTTCGCCCTGTGGAGTTCGCGCCTGGCGGCGGCCTCCCAGCGCCGCACGGTGCTGGCCCTGCGCTTCGCCCACGACGCCAAGGAACTGGAAACCCGCATGGCCCTGGCGCGCCTCTACCCTCCCCATGACCTGCGCCCCCTCCTGGCGGGGATGTTCGAGGGGGTCACGGAGATCCAGAAGGACATCGCCCACCTGGGCCCCGAGGCCCGGGGCCCCGGCAACCTGGCCCTGGGGCGGGTCTACCTGAGCATGCGGTACCTGGAACCCGCCCTGGCCTCCCTGGAGGCGGCCTGGGACGGCGGCTACCGCACCCCCGAGGTGGCCTATGCCCTGTGCCGGACCCACAGCGAATTCTACCTGCGGGTCACGGAGCACGAGCAGCTGGGGGACCTTCCCCCGGCGCCCGGGACCGCCGCGCGCCACCTCCAGGCGGCCCGGGACTTCCTCGCCCAGGCCGCCGGGGCCTCCTGGGAACCGCAGGAGCTCTGCTGCGCCCGGATCCTCACCTTCGACCACCGGGGCGCCGAGGCCCTGGCCATGGCGCGGGCCCTGTTCCTGAAGAACCGCTGGCTCCACGAGGCCAAGGTGGAGGAAGCCCGGGCCCTGGCCTCCCTGGGCCTGGAGCGCCAGCGGGCAGGGGACGCCCGGGGGGCCCTGGACCACTACCGGCTGGCCGACGCCGCGGCCCGGGCCGCCCAGGCCATCGCCCCCAGCGACGTCACCGGGTGGCTGGCCTCCGCGGACTGGCGGTTCCGGTGGCTGGAGACCCCGGGCCTGCCCCCGGAGGAGGCCCTGCGCATGTGGAAGGAGACCGAGGGGCTCCTGGACACCGCGCTCACCATCCGGCCCGGCAATCCCAGGGCCATCAGCGGCAAGGTGCACGTCATCCTCGCCCGGGCCCGCCTCCTCAAGGCCCTGGGCCGGGACCCCCGCCCCGAACTGGCCCGGGCGGAGCGGTTCCTCCACGCGGCCCAGCACCACCCCTTCTTCCGGTGGCTGGTGCCCGTGAAGGAGGACCTCATCGGGAGGACCCGGAAGGAGCTGGCCCGGTTATCGTAG
- a CDS encoding transcription antitermination factor NusB, whose amino-acid sequence MATQSRTLVARTLQVVFGDGDRVPDAWDAGLSSEDAGLANALLGHCLRRWGTLQAHCRPQFRNPARGVPLGTQVALAIGLAQLAWLEGVTDHAAVNEAVDLAGDRDLGFPPHRGLVNAILRRAGQDREALRATLDAMDPALDRTPFAELTLKAALYPRGQGVAREQLWKRLQAPPRPTFRALGPAPATLLPVEGVPGALQLAPGAAFPREWLASGQGMVQDISSQALMAFRWEGAPRTILDACAAPGGKTTALARRYPEAALTALEKHPQRAGRLRENLAARGIQAEVVVEEAGPWMRQAGPAFDLILLDAPCTGSGTLQKHPELTWIGPAIDRPRMRAAQRDLLEAACSRLAPGGLLIYAVCSWLSEEGQDHRDWALAQPGLEPVAAWPAGLGAEEGPTSFFRPDPLTWPGEGFQAFALTRTPEP is encoded by the coding sequence ATGGCAACGCAGAGTCGCACCCTTGTGGCACGGACCCTCCAGGTCGTCTTCGGCGACGGGGACCGGGTCCCGGACGCCTGGGACGCCGGCCTCTCCTCCGAGGACGCGGGGCTGGCCAACGCCCTCCTGGGGCACTGCCTGCGGCGCTGGGGCACCCTCCAGGCCCACTGCCGCCCCCAGTTCCGGAACCCCGCCCGGGGCGTCCCCCTGGGCACCCAGGTGGCCCTGGCCATCGGCCTGGCCCAGCTGGCATGGCTGGAGGGCGTCACGGACCACGCCGCGGTGAACGAGGCCGTGGACCTGGCCGGCGACCGGGACCTGGGCTTCCCCCCCCACCGGGGCCTGGTGAACGCCATCCTGCGCCGGGCCGGCCAGGACCGGGAGGCCCTCCGGGCCACCCTGGACGCCATGGACCCCGCCCTGGACCGCACCCCCTTCGCCGAGCTGACCCTCAAGGCCGCCCTGTACCCCCGGGGCCAGGGGGTGGCCCGGGAGCAGCTTTGGAAGCGCCTCCAGGCGCCGCCCCGGCCCACCTTCAGGGCCCTGGGACCGGCGCCCGCCACCCTCCTGCCGGTGGAAGGCGTCCCCGGCGCCCTGCAACTGGCCCCCGGCGCCGCCTTCCCCCGGGAGTGGCTGGCCTCGGGCCAGGGCATGGTGCAGGACATCAGCTCCCAGGCCCTCATGGCCTTCCGGTGGGAGGGCGCCCCCCGCACCATCCTGGACGCCTGCGCCGCCCCCGGCGGCAAGACCACCGCCCTGGCCCGCCGCTACCCCGAAGCCGCCCTCACCGCCCTGGAAAAGCACCCCCAGCGCGCCGGGCGCCTCCGGGAGAACCTCGCCGCCCGCGGGATCCAGGCGGAGGTGGTGGTGGAGGAGGCCGGCCCCTGGATGCGCCAGGCCGGCCCCGCCTTCGACCTCATCCTCCTGGACGCCCCCTGCACGGGAAGCGGCACCCTCCAGAAGCACCCCGAGCTCACCTGGATCGGCCCCGCCATCGACCGCCCCCGCATGCGCGCCGCGCAGCGCGACCTCCTGGAAGCCGCCTGCTCCCGCCTGGCCCCCGGCGGCCTCCTCATCTACGCCGTGTGCTCCTGGCTCTCCGAGGAGGGCCAGGACCACCGGGACTGGGCCCTGGCCCAGCCCGGCCTGGAACCCGTGGCCGCGTGGCCCGCGGGCCTGGGCGCCGAGGAGGGCCCCACCAGCTTCTTCCGCCCCGACCCCCTGACCTGGCCCGGAGAGGGCTTCCAGGCCTTCGCCCTCACCCGAACCCCGGAGCCCTGA
- a CDS encoding type II secretion system F family protein: MPAYAWKGKNRLGEIQEGVIVAETRDGGAVTLKRNGIQVISIKPQGAAGGKSLGKVKPKELAIFTRQFSVMIDAGLPLVQCLEILGAQQADKGFQKILAAVRRDVEQGATLQTALSKHPRAFNDLYVNMVGAGEAGGILDVILQRLSGYIEKAVKLTAKVKGAMTYPITVIIIAIVVVAIIMVKVIPVFSQMYEGMGSSLPFPTLICIAISNVLINYFYVVLIFIALVYIGLRQYYKTPAGHLQIDTIILKIPVIGELLRKVAVARFCRTLGTLTSSGVPILEGMDITARTAGNLVIQNAIMKSREAVEQGRNIAGPLAETKVFPPMVVQMVGVGEATGALDAMLSKVADFYEDEVDNAVAAMTAMMEPLIIAVLGGIIGFIVIAMYLPIFNLANVMGKD, translated from the coding sequence ATGCCCGCATATGCTTGGAAAGGCAAGAATCGGCTCGGGGAGATTCAGGAAGGGGTCATCGTCGCCGAAACCCGGGACGGAGGCGCCGTCACGCTCAAGCGCAATGGCATCCAGGTCATCTCCATCAAGCCCCAGGGCGCCGCGGGCGGAAAGTCCCTGGGCAAGGTCAAGCCCAAGGAACTGGCCATCTTCACCCGGCAGTTCAGCGTCATGATCGACGCCGGCCTGCCCCTGGTGCAGTGCCTGGAAATCCTGGGTGCCCAGCAGGCCGACAAGGGTTTCCAGAAGATCCTCGCCGCCGTGCGCCGGGACGTGGAGCAGGGCGCCACGCTCCAGACGGCCCTCAGCAAGCACCCCAGGGCCTTCAACGATCTGTACGTGAACATGGTGGGCGCGGGCGAGGCCGGCGGCATCCTGGACGTCATCCTCCAGCGCCTTTCCGGCTACATCGAGAAGGCCGTGAAGCTCACCGCCAAGGTGAAGGGCGCCATGACCTACCCCATCACCGTCATCATCATCGCCATCGTGGTGGTGGCCATCATCATGGTGAAGGTGATCCCGGTGTTCTCCCAGATGTATGAGGGCATGGGCAGCAGCCTGCCCTTCCCGACCCTCATCTGCATCGCCATCTCCAACGTGCTGATCAACTACTTCTACGTGGTGCTGATCTTCATCGCCCTGGTCTATATCGGCCTGCGGCAGTACTACAAGACGCCCGCGGGCCACCTGCAGATCGACACCATCATCCTGAAGATCCCCGTCATCGGCGAGCTGCTCCGCAAGGTGGCCGTGGCGCGGTTCTGCCGCACCCTGGGCACCCTGACCAGCTCGGGCGTGCCCATCCTGGAAGGCATGGACATCACCGCCCGCACCGCCGGGAACCTGGTGATCCAGAACGCCATCATGAAGAGCCGCGAGGCCGTGGAGCAGGGCCGCAACATCGCCGGGCCCCTGGCCGAGACCAAGGTCTTCCCGCCCATGGTGGTGCAGATGGTGGGCGTGGGCGAGGCCACCGGCGCCCTGGACGCCATGCTGAGCAAGGTCGCCGACTTCTACGAGGACGAGGTCGACAACGCCGTGGCCGCCATGACCGCCATGATGGAGCCCCTGATCATCGCCGTCCTGGGCGGCATCATCGGCTTCATCGTCATCGCCATGTATCTGCCCATCTTCAACCTCGCCAACGTCATGGGCAAGGATTGA
- the pilB gene encoding type IV-A pilus assembly ATPase PilB produces the protein MLVKAQLISENQLDEAIKLQRREGGKLGSIVVRLGFCSDQDIVSFLGMQYGVPAADLDQWPPIEPSVIALVPSELANKHKVLPLQRSGNVLTMAMSDPTDIFAMDDVRFHTGYNIDPVVSSERGLVRAIERYYGGTSAVRLRDRQDDGRGVFNAGAPGQEAAAPGPDEFGDHEDASLDLKDLEEEMAESTQYETLDEEDEVNAAALGKASEDAPVVRLVNIVLIDAIRKGASDIHIEPYEKHYRIRFRIDGLLQEVMRPSIKLKDPVTSRVKILAKLNIAEKRLPQDGRIKLRVQLGGKQKVIDYRVSILPTLFGEKIVLRLLDSDKLMLDLTKLGFEPESLQQWDRQISKPYGMVLVTGPTGSGKTNTLYSSISKLNTADVNIMTAEDPVEFNFAGINQVQMKEQIGLNFAAALRSFLRQDPNIILVGEIRDFETAEIAIKASLTGHLVLSTLHTNDAPSTINRLMNMGVEPFLVATSVNIICAQRLVRRICANCKQADPHQPPPEALLKVGFTEEEVKRGIVLKKGAGCEICGGRGYKGRVGLYEVLEMSETLKDMILTGASAIELREQAQKEGMITLRRSGCRKVLDGVTTIEEIVRETVL, from the coding sequence ATGCTTGTGAAGGCACAGCTGATTTCTGAAAATCAGCTGGACGAGGCCATCAAGCTGCAGCGCCGGGAAGGCGGGAAGCTGGGCAGCATTGTCGTGCGCCTGGGGTTCTGCTCGGACCAGGACATCGTGAGCTTCCTGGGCATGCAGTACGGGGTGCCGGCGGCGGACCTGGACCAGTGGCCGCCCATCGAGCCCTCGGTCATCGCCCTGGTGCCATCCGAACTGGCCAACAAGCATAAGGTCCTGCCCCTTCAGCGGTCGGGCAACGTCCTCACCATGGCCATGTCCGATCCCACGGATATCTTCGCCATGGACGATGTGCGGTTCCACACCGGCTACAACATCGATCCGGTGGTCTCCTCGGAGCGGGGGCTGGTACGGGCGATCGAACGCTACTACGGGGGCACCAGCGCCGTGCGCCTGCGGGATCGTCAGGATGACGGCCGGGGCGTCTTCAATGCCGGGGCCCCGGGCCAGGAGGCCGCCGCCCCCGGCCCCGACGAATTCGGGGACCACGAGGACGCCAGCCTCGACCTGAAGGACCTTGAAGAGGAGATGGCCGAGTCCACCCAGTACGAGACCCTGGACGAGGAGGACGAGGTCAACGCCGCCGCCCTGGGCAAGGCCTCCGAGGACGCGCCGGTGGTGCGGCTCGTGAACATCGTGCTCATCGACGCCATCCGCAAGGGGGCTTCCGACATCCACATCGAGCCCTACGAGAAGCACTACCGCATCCGGTTCCGCATCGACGGGCTGCTGCAGGAGGTGATGCGGCCCAGCATCAAGCTCAAGGACCCGGTCACCTCCCGCGTGAAGATCCTCGCCAAGCTCAACATCGCCGAGAAGCGGCTGCCCCAGGACGGCCGCATCAAGCTCCGGGTCCAGCTGGGCGGAAAGCAGAAGGTCATCGACTACCGGGTGAGCATCCTCCCCACCCTGTTCGGCGAGAAGATCGTGCTGCGGCTCCTGGACTCCGACAAGCTCATGCTCGACCTCACCAAGCTGGGCTTCGAGCCCGAGAGCCTCCAGCAGTGGGATCGCCAGATCAGCAAGCCCTACGGCATGGTGCTGGTGACCGGGCCCACCGGGTCGGGCAAGACCAACACCCTCTATTCCTCCATCTCCAAGCTGAACACCGCGGACGTGAACATCATGACCGCCGAGGATCCCGTCGAGTTCAACTTCGCGGGCATCAACCAGGTGCAGATGAAGGAGCAGATCGGCCTGAACTTCGCGGCCGCCCTGCGCAGCTTCCTGCGCCAGGACCCCAACATCATCCTGGTGGGCGAGATCCGGGACTTCGAGACGGCCGAGATCGCCATCAAGGCCTCCCTCACGGGCCACCTGGTGCTCTCCACCCTCCACACCAACGACGCCCCCTCGACCATCAACCGCCTCATGAACATGGGCGTGGAGCCCTTCCTGGTGGCCACCTCGGTCAACATCATCTGCGCCCAGCGCCTGGTGCGGCGCATCTGCGCCAACTGCAAGCAGGCCGATCCCCACCAGCCGCCCCCGGAGGCCCTGCTCAAGGTGGGCTTCACGGAGGAGGAGGTCAAGCGCGGCATCGTCCTGAAGAAGGGCGCCGGCTGCGAGATCTGCGGCGGCCGCGGCTACAAGGGCCGTGTGGGCCTCTACGAGGTCCTTGAAATGTCCGAGACCCTCAAGGACATGATCCTCACCGGGGCCAGCGCCATCGAGCTGAGGGAGCAGGCCCAGAAGGAAGGGATGATCACGCTGAGGCGTTCGGGGTGCCGCAAGGTCCTGGACGGCGTCACCACCATCGAGGAAATCGTCCGCGAGACGGTCCTCTAG
- a CDS encoding lysophospholipid acyltransferase family protein, whose amino-acid sequence MSGVQIVERGRPVGGPLSVWLNFRLVPFVAAALVKTLAYTLRVAREGFEPVEDLVAADRRVILSFYHRRLVMMPQAYPFRRSAPDGEPRGVAILSSDSKDGERSAATWQWFGIHAVRGTAGDRGAQALVRMIRAVKDGWDLGITVDGPRGPRQEVKGGVLAVSRKTGAWIVPVCVAYQSAWQLGTWDAMLVPKPFSRVKVRYGTPYQVPPQGDEEPFRAALAEELDAMEAWAQKYIE is encoded by the coding sequence GTGAGCGGGGTCCAGATCGTCGAACGGGGCCGGCCCGTGGGCGGACCCCTGAGCGTGTGGCTCAATTTCCGGCTCGTGCCCTTCGTGGCCGCGGCCCTGGTGAAGACCCTCGCCTACACCCTGCGGGTGGCGCGGGAGGGCTTCGAGCCCGTGGAGGACCTGGTGGCCGCGGACCGGCGGGTGATCCTCTCCTTCTACCACCGGCGCCTGGTGATGATGCCCCAGGCCTATCCGTTCCGGCGCAGCGCCCCGGACGGCGAGCCCCGGGGCGTGGCCATCCTCTCCAGCGACAGCAAGGACGGGGAGCGCAGCGCGGCCACCTGGCAGTGGTTCGGCATCCACGCCGTGCGCGGCACCGCCGGGGACCGGGGAGCCCAGGCCCTGGTGCGGATGATCCGGGCCGTGAAGGACGGCTGGGACCTGGGCATCACCGTGGACGGCCCCCGGGGGCCCCGGCAGGAGGTGAAGGGCGGCGTGCTGGCCGTGTCCCGCAAGACCGGGGCCTGGATCGTGCCCGTGTGCGTCGCCTACCAGTCCGCCTGGCAGCTGGGCACCTGGGACGCGATGCTGGTGCCCAAGCCCTTTTCCCGGGTCAAGGTCCGCTACGGAACCCCCTACCAGGTCCCCCCGCAGGGGGACGAGGAACCCTTCCGGGCGGCCCTGGCCGAGGAACTGGACGCCATGGAAGCCTGGGCCCAAAAATACATTGAATAA
- a CDS encoding type IV pilus twitching motility protein PilT, with protein MAEPSAQYVVPLQQLLKTMVEYGGTDLHVTTDTAPQVRIDGRMVPLKLPPLEASQTRWLCYGVMTDQQKHRLEEDLEVDFSFGLQGVSRFRANVFNQKGATAGVFRAIPENIRSFEQLGLPPIAQTLCDKPRGLILVTGVTGSGKSTTLAAMIDRVNEVEPLHILTIEDPVEYVHHHKRCLVNQREVHADTHSFKKALRSALRQDPDVVLVGELRDLETIEAALTIAETGHLTFGTLHTSSCVQTMNRIIDVFPAHQQPQIRAQLSLVLEGVICQSLIPKASGKGRSLALEVMIPNPAIRNLIREDKIHQIYSSMQTGQLKFGMQTFNQSLSELVLKGDITQDMAMSYSSNQEELRELINRGVGTQNMAPMNPGKPAGQPSSVLGGRNPNIKYT; from the coding sequence ATGGCCGAACCCAGTGCCCAGTACGTAGTCCCCCTCCAGCAGCTCCTGAAGACCATGGTGGAGTACGGCGGGACCGACCTCCACGTCACCACCGACACCGCCCCCCAGGTGCGCATCGACGGGCGCATGGTGCCCCTGAAGCTCCCGCCCCTGGAGGCCTCCCAGACCCGGTGGCTGTGCTACGGCGTCATGACCGACCAGCAGAAGCACCGCCTGGAGGAGGACCTGGAGGTGGACTTCTCCTTCGGCCTGCAGGGGGTGTCCCGCTTCCGCGCCAACGTCTTCAACCAGAAGGGCGCCACCGCCGGGGTGTTCCGGGCCATCCCCGAGAACATCCGCTCCTTCGAGCAGCTGGGCCTGCCCCCCATCGCCCAGACCCTCTGCGACAAGCCCCGGGGCCTGATCCTGGTGACGGGCGTCACCGGTTCCGGCAAGTCCACGACCCTGGCCGCCATGATCGACCGGGTCAACGAGGTGGAGCCCCTGCACATCCTCACCATCGAGGATCCCGTGGAATACGTGCACCACCACAAGCGGTGCCTGGTGAACCAGCGGGAGGTGCACGCCGACACCCACAGCTTCAAGAAGGCCCTGCGCTCGGCGCTGCGCCAGGACCCCGACGTGGTGCTGGTGGGCGAGCTGCGCGACCTCGAGACCATCGAGGCGGCCCTGACCATCGCCGAGACCGGGCACCTCACCTTCGGAACCCTGCACACCAGCTCCTGCGTGCAGACCATGAACCGCATCATCGACGTGTTCCCGGCCCACCAGCAGCCCCAGATCCGGGCCCAGCTGTCCCTGGTGCTGGAAGGGGTCATCTGCCAGTCCCTCATCCCCAAGGCCTCGGGCAAGGGCCGGTCCCTGGCCCTGGAGGTGATGATCCCCAACCCCGCCATCCGCAACCTGATCCGCGAGGACAAGATCCACCAGATCTACAGCTCCATGCAGACCGGCCAGCTCAAGTTCGGCATGCAGACCTTCAACCAGAGCCTTTCCGAGCTGGTGCTGAAGGGCGACATCACCCAGGACATGGCCATGTCCTACTCCTCCAACCAGGAGGAACTGCGGGAACTCATCAACCGCGGGGTGGGCACCCAGAACATGGCGCCCATGAATCCGGGCAAACCGGCAGGCCAGCCCAGCAGCGTGCTGGGGGGGCGGAACCCCAATATTAAATACACGTAG
- a CDS encoding Hsp33 family molecular chaperone HslO, with the protein MSEADTPALVVRALTADRHIRFSALDASPLWDGVRRGHPHLEAEACAVLVEVLSSALLLQARNFFSERLQIHLRSAGRARAVVADSWPDGDIRGVLDEGAGAGPWLQGPGLLQVTRSTGSDAPYVGTLELVEGPLQAQLEAYLLQSEQVQASVHLWCDPGTGESGGLLVELMPECPPERLRALVEALEGLDVVPFWERTPEFLSSWINQGPGAEVLNTTAMRYRCRCSRESLLEALAGFGRAKRHEMFKDGGPVQVRCDYCGKDYTIAPGDLGPEGEEP; encoded by the coding sequence ATGAGCGAAGCCGATACCCCCGCCCTGGTCGTCCGGGCCCTCACCGCCGACCGCCACATCCGCTTTTCCGCCCTGGACGCGAGCCCCCTGTGGGACGGGGTCCGGCGGGGCCACCCGCACCTGGAGGCCGAGGCCTGCGCGGTGCTGGTGGAGGTGCTTTCCAGCGCGCTCCTTCTCCAGGCCCGGAATTTCTTTTCCGAGCGCCTGCAGATCCACCTCCGCTCCGCCGGGCGCGCCCGGGCCGTGGTGGCCGATTCCTGGCCCGACGGGGATATCCGCGGGGTGCTGGACGAGGGCGCCGGGGCCGGCCCGTGGCTCCAGGGCCCCGGGCTCCTCCAGGTGACGCGCTCCACGGGATCGGACGCGCCCTACGTGGGGACCCTGGAACTGGTGGAAGGCCCCCTCCAGGCCCAGCTCGAAGCCTATCTCCTCCAGTCCGAGCAGGTCCAGGCCAGCGTCCACCTGTGGTGCGATCCCGGGACGGGGGAGAGCGGCGGGCTCCTGGTGGAACTCATGCCGGAATGCCCCCCGGAGCGCCTCCGGGCCCTGGTGGAGGCCCTGGAGGGCCTGGACGTGGTGCCCTTCTGGGAGCGCACGCCGGAATTCCTCAGCTCCTGGATCAACCAGGGCCCGGGGGCCGAGGTGCTCAACACCACGGCCATGCGCTACCGGTGCCGGTGCTCCCGGGAAAGCCTCCTGGAGGCCCTGGCCGGGTTCGGGCGGGCCAAGCGCCACGAGATGTTCAAGGACGGCGGGCCCGTGCAGGTCCGCTGCGACTACTGCGGCAAGGACTACACCATCGCCCCCGGGGACCTGGGGCCCGAAGGGGAGGAGCCGTGA
- the queC gene encoding 7-cyano-7-deazaguanine synthase QueC — protein MTAAPISVVSLSGGLDSCVAAAAARAAGFQVALLHADYGQLTEARERRAFEAIADFYAAPRRLVVPFAGLRAIGGSALTDPSIPLPEGDLDREGVPVSYVPFRNAHLLATAVSWAEVIGAQALHVGFVEEDSSGYPDCREAFLRAFEAAADLGTKPGTRIAFHAPLIHLRKAQIVALGVELGAPLHLTWSCYQADEAACGTCDSCLLRLRGFKEAGVADPIPYATIPDHLRP, from the coding sequence ATGACCGCTGCCCCCATTTCCGTCGTGTCCCTTTCGGGAGGCCTGGATTCCTGCGTCGCCGCCGCCGCCGCGCGGGCCGCGGGCTTCCAGGTGGCCCTGCTCCACGCTGACTACGGCCAGCTCACCGAGGCCCGGGAGCGCAGGGCCTTCGAGGCCATCGCCGACTTCTACGCCGCGCCCCGGCGCCTCGTGGTGCCCTTCGCCGGGCTGCGGGCCATCGGGGGCTCCGCCCTCACCGATCCCTCCATCCCGCTCCCCGAAGGCGACCTGGACAGGGAGGGCGTGCCGGTGAGCTACGTCCCCTTCCGCAACGCCCACCTCCTGGCCACGGCGGTGAGCTGGGCCGAGGTCATCGGCGCACAGGCCCTCCACGTGGGCTTCGTGGAGGAGGATTCCAGCGGGTACCCGGACTGCCGCGAGGCCTTCCTGCGGGCCTTCGAGGCCGCGGCGGACCTGGGCACGAAGCCCGGCACCCGCATCGCCTTCCACGCGCCCCTCATCCACCTGCGCAAGGCCCAGATCGTGGCCCTGGGGGTGGAGCTGGGCGCGCCCCTGCACCTCACCTGGAGCTGCTACCAGGCCGACGAGGCCGCCTGCGGCACCTGCGATTCCTGCCTTCTCCGGCTGCGGGGCTTCAAGGAGGCCGGCGTCGCCGACCCCATCCCCTACGCCACCATCCCCGACCACCTGCGACCCTGA